Proteins co-encoded in one Psychromonas sp. L1A2 genomic window:
- a CDS encoding DUF4212 domain-containing protein has protein sequence MSFEDSDKAKGYWNENLKLVIKLLVIWAFVSFGCGILLVDILNEFSFMGFKLGFWFAQQGSIYVFLILIFVYVKKSNTLDKKYGVDE, from the coding sequence GTGAGCTTTGAAGATTCAGATAAAGCAAAGGGATATTGGAACGAAAACCTCAAACTGGTAATCAAATTATTGGTTATTTGGGCTTTTGTTTCATTTGGGTGCGGCATATTACTCGTTGATATATTAAATGAATTCAGTTTTATGGGATTTAAATTAGGATTTTGGTTCGCTCAACAAGGTTCCATTTACGTCTTTTTAATATTGATTTTTGTCTATGTAAAAAAATCAAATACCCTCGACAAAAAATATGGTGTTGACGAATAA
- a CDS encoding sodium:solute symporter family protein, whose amino-acid sequence MDVQTLTYLVVGVTFAVYIGIAIKTRAGSTKEFYVAGGGVPPILNGMATAADWMSAASFISLAGIVSFVGYDGSVYIMGWTGGYVLLALLMVPYLRKFGKFTVPDFIGDRYYSQSARTVAVICAIFISFTYIAGQMRGVGVVFSRFLEVEVDTGVYIGMCVVFFYAVLGGMKGITYTQVAQYCVMIFAFMVPAVFLSIMMTGHIFPQLGFGAELLDATGNSSSIYLLDKLDGLSTELGFAQYTEGSKDMIDVLFITGALMFGTAGLPHVIVRFFTVPRVRDARSSAGWTLLFIAIMYTTIPALASFSRVNMIQSINGPESQGVPHAEAPLWIENWEKTGLIKWDDKNSDGKMFYSNDERNEMNVDRDIIVLATPEMANLPAWVIALMAAGGLAAALSTSAGLLLVISTSVSHDLLKKNLMPNISDNKELMYARMASGAGIIMAGYFGINPPGFVAAVVAIAFGLAASSLFPAITMGIFSTKMNKEGAIAGMLAGLSFTTIYIVYFKFVNPAANVSENWLFGVSPEGIGMLGMVINFVVAILVCRMTAPTPQAVVDMVESIRFPKGAGEAQDH is encoded by the coding sequence ATGGATGTTCAAACATTAACCTATTTGGTAGTTGGGGTTACATTTGCTGTTTATATCGGCATTGCAATTAAGACACGAGCGGGTTCAACAAAAGAGTTTTATGTAGCAGGCGGAGGTGTTCCGCCAATTTTAAATGGTATGGCAACCGCGGCGGATTGGATGTCAGCCGCTTCATTTATATCACTTGCGGGGATTGTTTCTTTCGTTGGTTATGATGGTAGTGTATACATTATGGGGTGGACTGGCGGCTATGTACTGCTTGCACTCTTGATGGTTCCTTATCTTCGTAAATTTGGCAAATTTACCGTGCCAGATTTTATTGGTGATCGTTACTATTCTCAATCAGCACGTACTGTTGCTGTTATCTGTGCAATCTTCATCAGTTTTACCTATATTGCGGGTCAAATGCGCGGTGTAGGTGTTGTATTTTCTCGCTTCCTAGAAGTAGAAGTTGATACCGGCGTTTATATCGGTATGTGTGTGGTATTTTTCTATGCTGTTTTAGGTGGCATGAAAGGGATTACTTATACTCAGGTAGCGCAATACTGTGTCATGATTTTTGCTTTCATGGTACCTGCTGTTTTTCTTTCAATCATGATGACAGGCCATATCTTCCCTCAATTAGGGTTCGGTGCAGAATTACTGGATGCAACGGGTAATAGTTCAAGTATTTACTTACTAGATAAATTGGATGGTCTTTCTACAGAATTAGGGTTTGCTCAGTATACTGAAGGCTCTAAAGACATGATTGATGTACTGTTTATTACAGGTGCATTAATGTTTGGTACGGCCGGTTTACCCCATGTAATCGTTCGTTTCTTCACAGTACCAAGAGTAAGGGATGCACGTAGTTCTGCTGGTTGGACATTATTATTTATCGCGATTATGTACACCACTATTCCTGCATTAGCTTCTTTTTCACGTGTAAACATGATTCAGTCAATCAACGGTCCAGAAAGCCAAGGTGTACCACATGCCGAAGCACCACTATGGATTGAAAACTGGGAAAAAACAGGTTTAATCAAATGGGACGATAAGAATAGCGATGGTAAAATGTTCTACTCAAATGATGAAAGAAATGAGATGAATGTTGACCGTGACATCATAGTATTGGCAACACCAGAGATGGCAAACTTACCAGCATGGGTGATTGCGTTAATGGCTGCAGGTGGTCTGGCAGCGGCGTTATCAACATCCGCAGGTCTACTATTAGTTATTTCAACGTCTGTTTCTCATGATTTATTGAAAAAGAACTTAATGCCCAATATCTCTGATAATAAGGAGTTAATGTATGCACGTATGGCATCAGGTGCCGGTATTATTATGGCAGGTTACTTTGGTATTAATCCACCAGGATTTGTAGCCGCCGTCGTGGCCATCGCCTTTGGCCTTGCCGCCTCCTCTTTATTCCCAGCTATTACGATGGGTATCTTCTCAACGAAAATGAATAAAGAAGGCGCTATCGCTGGCATGCTAGCAGGTTTATCATTTACGACTATTTACATTGTTTACTTTAAATTTGTAAACCCTGCTGCAAATGTATCTGAGAATTGGTTATTTGGCGTATCGCCAGAAGGCATAGGTATGTTAGGTATGGTGATTAACTTTGTAGTCGCGATTCTAGTCTGCAGAATGACAGCACCAACACCGCAAGCCGTGGTTGATATGGTCGAATCAATTCGTTTCCCTAAAGGAGCAGGTGAAGCACAAGATCATTAA
- a CDS encoding LysM peptidoglycan-binding domain-containing protein produces MKLFLPLFLIVLLSACQSTTSQAPEFIEVSNEITPHKKAVNHADGEGVVNLTKDKTNQQLGPVVDKSYDNLWLKLAEGFNFEVPDNSRIAVQRDYYLKHPAYLKRVSKRAEPFLWLIVEQIEANNLPLELALLPIVESTFDPFAYSYAGASGLWQFMPASGLRFGLNQDWWYDGRRDVYASTRGALKYMQFLHRYLGEDWLYAFAAYNSGEGRVERAIKKNKKEGKAVDYWSLSLPKETQKYVPKFLALIDILRNHEKYDIELPHIPNQKALTYVDIGSQMDLAYAAELADLSLSELQLLNPAFNHWATSPNGPHKLLLPTTIAGEFTNKLDKIDKSKRVRWDRYLVKAGDSLSVIAKNKQTTTQVLKQINDLDSSFIKIGQPLLIPIASKAQQLALSQQAKKFELETAKSSKANEKVIHKVVDGDTLWDISRDYKVTSKQIAKWNGFHPQKMLRLGQELIIWKPSSTLAIADTNKITRNVTYHVRSGDSLGEIAQKFNVKTADLIRWNNIKNSKYIKPGQKLKVLVDVRNTST; encoded by the coding sequence ATGAAACTTTTTTTGCCTTTATTTTTAATTGTATTACTGAGTGCTTGTCAAAGTACTACTTCACAAGCGCCCGAATTCATTGAAGTTTCAAATGAAATTACACCCCATAAAAAAGCAGTTAATCATGCTGATGGCGAAGGAGTCGTTAATTTAACCAAAGATAAAACTAATCAACAACTTGGTCCCGTAGTTGATAAATCCTATGACAATCTGTGGTTAAAGTTGGCTGAAGGGTTTAACTTTGAAGTACCTGATAACTCTCGTATTGCAGTACAACGTGATTATTACTTAAAACATCCTGCATACTTAAAAAGAGTATCAAAACGAGCAGAACCTTTTTTGTGGTTAATTGTAGAGCAAATAGAAGCTAATAATTTACCACTTGAATTAGCATTATTGCCTATTGTAGAAAGTACTTTTGACCCCTTTGCTTATTCTTATGCCGGCGCATCTGGTTTATGGCAATTTATGCCTGCGTCTGGACTTCGTTTTGGCTTAAATCAAGACTGGTGGTACGACGGACGAAGAGATGTTTATGCCTCAACCCGTGGTGCGCTTAAATATATGCAATTCTTGCATCGTTATTTAGGAGAAGATTGGTTGTATGCTTTTGCTGCATATAACTCAGGAGAAGGCAGAGTAGAGCGAGCGATTAAAAAAAATAAAAAAGAAGGTAAAGCTGTTGATTACTGGAGTTTATCATTACCTAAAGAAACCCAAAAATACGTACCTAAGTTTTTAGCTCTCATCGATATTCTGCGTAATCATGAAAAATATGATATCGAATTACCACATATACCAAACCAAAAAGCCTTAACATATGTCGATATCGGTTCTCAAATGGATCTCGCCTACGCAGCGGAACTTGCTGATCTAAGCCTTTCTGAGCTTCAGTTATTAAATCCTGCTTTCAATCATTGGGCTACTTCACCGAATGGCCCTCATAAGCTTTTACTTCCGACTACGATTGCTGGAGAGTTTACTAATAAACTTGATAAGATCGATAAAAGTAAACGTGTTCGTTGGGATCGTTATTTAGTTAAAGCAGGGGACAGTTTGAGCGTAATTGCAAAAAATAAGCAAACAACAACTCAAGTGTTAAAACAAATAAACGATTTAGATAGCTCATTTATTAAAATTGGACAGCCCCTTTTAATCCCTATTGCAAGTAAGGCGCAGCAACTAGCACTGTCCCAACAAGCTAAAAAGTTTGAACTAGAAACCGCTAAAAGTAGCAAAGCTAATGAAAAGGTTATCCATAAAGTTGTTGATGGAGATACGTTGTGGGATATTAGTCGAGATTACAAAGTAACGTCGAAACAAATTGCTAAATGGAATGGTTTTCATCCCCAAAAAATGTTGCGTTTAGGGCAAGAATTGATTATTTGGAAGCCAAGTTCGACGCTTGCTATTGCGGATACAAATAAAATTACACGTAACGTAACTTACCACGTTCGCTCCGGTGATTCGCTTGGAGAAATTGCACAGAAATTTAATGTTAAAACAGCAGATCTAATTCGTTGGAATAATATTAAAAACAGTAAATACATTAAACCAGGACAAAAACTGAAAGTGTTAGTTGATGTGAGAAATACGAGTACTTAG
- the dnaQ gene encoding DNA polymerase III subunit epsilon: MNTSKLTRQVVLDTETTGMNKDGLIYVGHRIIEIGCVEVINRRLTGRHYHVYIQPDMLIDPEAMAVHGITDEFLYDKPRFAEIADEFIDFIKGADLVIHNAPFDVGFMDQEFRFLNKKTQPTEEIATVTDTLAMAKRMFPGKRNNLDILCDRYGIDTKHRVLHGALLDAEILADVYLLMSGGQKDLNLANNESGKNNTGRRLRQNLSPLSIIHASQEELTEHESRLDLVQKSGNCLWR; the protein is encoded by the coding sequence ATGAACACAAGTAAACTCACCCGACAAGTTGTATTAGATACTGAAACAACAGGTATGAATAAAGATGGGCTCATTTATGTAGGACATCGCATTATTGAAATAGGTTGTGTTGAAGTCATTAATCGCCGTTTAACTGGTCGTCATTACCATGTGTATATTCAACCGGATATGTTGATTGATCCAGAGGCAATGGCGGTTCATGGTATTACAGATGAGTTTTTATACGACAAACCTCGCTTTGCAGAAATAGCAGATGAGTTCATTGATTTTATTAAAGGTGCAGATTTAGTCATTCATAACGCGCCCTTTGATGTTGGTTTCATGGATCAAGAGTTCCGTTTTTTAAATAAAAAGACCCAACCCACTGAAGAAATTGCGACAGTGACCGATACATTAGCAATGGCTAAAAGAATGTTCCCCGGTAAACGGAACAATCTTGATATTTTATGTGACCGTTACGGTATTGATACTAAACACCGAGTATTACACGGCGCTTTATTAGATGCGGAAATTTTGGCAGATGTTTATTTACTGATGTCAGGCGGCCAAAAGGACTTAAACTTAGCGAATAATGAATCAGGTAAAAATAATACTGGTCGACGCTTACGTCAAAATTTATCACCTTTATCAATCATTCATGCTAGCCAAGAAGAGTTAACCGAGCATGAATCACGTTTAGATTTAGTACAAAAATCAGGAAATTGTTTATGGCGATAA
- a CDS encoding IS630 family transposase (programmed frameshift) produces the protein MKKHDFSELAKTHKSVRMRLRYSALAHFQEGSSRTDIAKFLKVSRTSVNKWISQYHQNGLDGLIDKKTTGRSLRLSEIQSLQLIQYINEYTKNDKGGRLVGTDIQLFIADNFGHQYHLSSVYKLLHRLGFSWITSRSKHPKQSLEVQEDFKKFQIKMILKIPGHISLDRVDIWLQDEARFGQQNTTTKLWAKTGSRPLAVKQQQFEYAYLFGSVCVTNGQSQAMVMPYVNKDIMYAHLKQISMSTAEDRHAVIIMDGAGWHTEDLATDFNNVSVIKLPPYSPELNPIEQVWSWLRQHHLANRCFNGYESIVDAVCYAWNDFVSDSQRVIKMCTRDWMNLIN, from the exons ATGAAAAAACATGATTTTTCTGAATTGGCCAAAACACATAAAAGTGTTCGTATGAGACTGCGTTATTCTGCTCTAGCGCACTTTCAAGAAGGCAGCTCTCGTACCGATATCGCTAAATTTCTTAAAGTGAGCCGTACTAGTGTTAATAAATGGATATCTCAATATCATCAAAATGGATTGGATGGATTAATTGATAAAAAGACAACTGGACGTTCCTTACGATTATCTGAAATCCAATCACTTCAACTAATTCAATATATTAATGAATATACAAAAAATGATAAGGGTGGCCGATTAGTAGGCACTGATATCCAGTTGTTTATTGCTGATAATTTTGGCCATCAATACCACCTTTCAAGTGTCTACAAATTACTTCACCGTTTAGGTTTTTCATGGATAACCTCTCGCTCTAAGCACCCAAAACAGTCCCTTGAAGTTCAAGAAGATTTT AAAAAATTCCAAATAAAAATGATCCTTAAGATCCCTGGCCATATCTCATTAGATAGAGTCGATATCTGGTTACAAGATGAAGCACGTTTTGGACAACAAAATACAACAACAAAGCTATGGGCTAAAACAGGTAGCAGACCATTAGCTGTGAAACAGCAACAGTTTGAATATGCATATTTATTTGGCTCCGTTTGTGTCACTAATGGGCAATCACAAGCGATGGTAATGCCTTATGTAAATAAAGACATTATGTATGCTCACCTGAAACAAATATCCATGAGTACCGCCGAAGATCGGCATGCAGTCATTATTATGGATGGAGCTGGTTGGCATACAGAAGATCTTGCGACAGACTTTAATAATGTTAGCGTAATTAAGCTTCCTCCGTACTCTCCAGAACTAAATCCGATAGAACAAGTGTGGAGCTGGTTGCGTCAACATCATTTAGCTAATCGTTGTTTTAATGGTTATGAATCAATTGTGGATGCGGTTTGTTATGCATGGAATGACTTTGTAAGTGATAGTCAAAGAGTAATAAAAATGTGCACTAGGGATTGGATGAATCTGATCAACTAA
- a CDS encoding PilT/PilU family type 4a pilus ATPase, translating into MEFETMLNELASKDGSDLYLATGAPPSAKFQGSLMPLSDVCFKPGEVGEIANAIMDEEQKVEFAHTLEMNLAISLAGIGRFRVNIFKQRNDISIVARNIKIEIPKFEDLRLPEVLKEVIMSKNGLVLFVGATGSGKSTSLAALIDHRNTNSSGHIITIEDPVEFVHRHKKSIINQREVGVDTRSFHAALKNTLRQAPDVILIGEIRDKETMEHALAFSETGHLVLSTLHANNANQAIDRIINFFPEERRLQLLIDLGNNLRSFVSQRLVRTIDGKRCAAIEVMMGTLTIRDMIKRGQFEKLKEIMEKSKELGMQTFDGALFELVNEGLITKEEAIKNSDSPTNLALKFKLDKGNGEDDEEDNKKQASSLSLEEERPSMPDINDLTFS; encoded by the coding sequence ATGGAATTTGAGACAATGTTAAACGAGTTAGCAAGTAAAGATGGATCTGATCTTTACTTAGCTACTGGTGCACCGCCTTCTGCTAAATTTCAGGGATCACTTATGCCTTTAAGCGATGTTTGTTTTAAACCGGGTGAAGTTGGTGAAATCGCTAATGCAATAATGGATGAAGAACAAAAAGTAGAGTTTGCCCATACATTAGAAATGAATCTTGCCATTTCACTCGCGGGCATAGGGCGCTTTCGTGTCAACATATTCAAACAGCGAAATGATATTTCGATTGTTGCTCGTAATATCAAAATTGAAATTCCGAAGTTTGAAGATTTGAGATTACCTGAAGTATTAAAAGAAGTGATCATGTCTAAAAACGGTTTGGTTTTGTTTGTTGGTGCGACGGGGTCTGGTAAATCAACATCATTAGCTGCATTAATAGACCATCGTAATACTAACTCTTCTGGCCATATTATTACTATCGAAGATCCTGTTGAGTTTGTACATAGACATAAAAAAAGTATTATTAATCAAAGAGAAGTAGGAGTCGATACGCGCAGCTTTCATGCCGCATTAAAGAATACTTTGCGCCAAGCACCTGACGTTATTTTGATTGGTGAAATACGTGATAAAGAAACAATGGAGCATGCTTTAGCTTTTTCTGAAACAGGGCATCTAGTGCTTTCTACATTGCATGCGAATAATGCAAACCAAGCAATAGATCGCATCATTAACTTTTTTCCTGAAGAACGACGTTTACAATTATTAATTGATTTAGGCAATAATCTTCGATCTTTTGTTTCACAACGTTTGGTTCGAACTATTGACGGTAAAAGATGTGCTGCTATTGAAGTTATGATGGGCACATTAACTATTCGAGATATGATCAAAAGAGGTCAATTTGAAAAGCTAAAAGAAATAATGGAAAAATCTAAAGAGTTAGGTATGCAAACTTTTGATGGTGCATTATTTGAATTAGTGAATGAAGGTTTGATTACTAAAGAAGAAGCGATTAAAAACTCTGACTCTCCGACCAACTTAGCACTTAAATTTAAGTTGGATAAAGGCAATGGCGAAGATGACGAAGAGGATAATAAAAAACAAGCGAGTAGTTTAAGCCTTGAAGAAGAACGTCCTAGTATGCCTGATATAAATGATCTCACTTTTTCATAA
- the gloB gene encoding hydroxyacylglutathione hydrolase, producing MFSVLTIPAFDDNYIWLIKDSQSKRCVVVDPGDATPVLEILESQQLTIEAIIITHHHQDHTGGVKALILDNPQIKVFSKNPLFENAYLVDEGDEVSFFDDKLTFKIWQVAGHTLDHIVYFNEEMLFCGDTLFSAGCGRVFEGTHQQMYDALSRLATLDENINVYCAHEYTQNNLIFALHVDPHNNDLLAYIKQVSKLRQQGLPSIPTTIKCQKLVNPFLRFNDESLLNNLQNILAKKITSGLQCFKELRLHKDHF from the coding sequence ATGTTTAGTGTTTTAACCATTCCAGCCTTTGATGATAACTATATTTGGCTTATTAAAGATAGTCAAAGCAAGCGTTGTGTTGTAGTTGATCCTGGTGACGCAACGCCCGTCCTTGAAATATTAGAATCACAACAACTCACTATTGAAGCGATTATTATTACCCATCATCATCAAGATCATACTGGTGGCGTAAAAGCATTAATTTTAGATAACCCACAAATTAAAGTTTTCAGTAAAAATCCTCTTTTCGAAAATGCTTATTTAGTTGATGAGGGAGACGAAGTTTCTTTTTTTGATGACAAGTTAACATTCAAAATTTGGCAGGTAGCAGGCCATACACTTGACCATATTGTTTATTTTAATGAGGAAATGTTATTTTGCGGAGATACTTTATTTTCTGCAGGGTGCGGACGAGTTTTTGAAGGAACTCATCAACAAATGTATGATGCGTTATCGCGTTTAGCAACATTAGATGAAAACATTAACGTCTATTGTGCGCACGAATATACACAAAACAATCTTATTTTTGCTTTACATGTTGACCCTCACAACAATGATCTACTCGCTTATATTAAACAAGTCAGTAAATTACGTCAGCAGGGATTGCCAAGTATCCCTACTACTATTAAATGCCAGAAGTTAGTAAATCCTTTTCTTAGGTTTAATGACGAGTCATTACTTAATAACTTACAAAATATCTTAGCAAAAAAAATTACGTCGGGATTACAATGCTTTAAAGAACTTCGTCTTCATAAAGATCATTTTTGA
- a CDS encoding class I SAM-dependent methyltransferase, with translation MKIAKTSRILTPITDWLQLSNGEHLQAQTQQLVNNAISHCFGYHLLKLGHLSTQLKTDKCPIRHQINCAEDGTDIGLKSDLHDLPFQDSTIDLCILVHELDFSSDPHQLLREIDRILTLDGTLVISGYNPYSFFGLRSLLTPQNTQTARLFSPNRVIDWLHLLGFEIKNKQHFDYISAQPEGPLLSLIENTGQRYLSFFCSVYFIVAKKRTTPMTPVKSSFEFRRTIINNQPVATKQSHSKKLN, from the coding sequence ATGAAAATAGCAAAAACATCACGCATCTTAACTCCGATTACTGATTGGTTACAATTAAGTAATGGTGAACATTTACAAGCACAGACTCAACAACTTGTTAATAACGCAATATCACATTGTTTCGGCTATCATCTATTAAAGTTAGGACATTTAAGTACACAATTAAAAACCGATAAATGCCCTATTCGCCATCAAATAAACTGTGCAGAAGACGGTACCGATATCGGTTTAAAAAGTGATTTACATGACTTACCTTTTCAAGACTCTACTATCGATTTGTGTATTTTGGTACATGAACTCGATTTTTCGAGTGATCCTCATCAGCTATTACGAGAAATAGATCGCATATTAACATTGGATGGTACGTTAGTGATCAGCGGCTATAACCCTTATAGTTTCTTTGGGTTACGTTCATTATTAACGCCTCAAAACACTCAAACTGCACGCTTATTCTCACCCAACCGAGTCATTGATTGGCTACATTTATTAGGGTTCGAAATAAAAAACAAACAACACTTTGACTATATTTCAGCGCAGCCTGAAGGCCCATTATTATCGCTGATAGAAAATACAGGGCAACGCTATTTATCTTTTTTCTGTAGTGTTTATTTTATCGTAGCAAAAAAACGTACGACTCCTATGACACCTGTTAAATCTAGCTTTGAATTCAGAAGAACTATTATTAATAATCAGCCCGTCGCCACAAAACAATCTCATTCAAAAAAGCTAAATTAA
- the rnhA gene encoding ribonuclease HI, whose product MKKIQLYTDGSCLGNPGPGGYGAILVFNEHRRELSEGYERTTNNRMEMLACVKGLESLTEVCEVDVTTDSQYVRQGITQWIHNWKKRGWKTAAKAPVKNVDLWKALDAAQEKHTVRWHWVKGHSGHPENERCDDLAREAAEANPTQPDEGFDG is encoded by the coding sequence ATGAAAAAAATTCAACTTTATACAGATGGTTCATGTCTTGGTAATCCAGGGCCAGGTGGTTATGGCGCAATTTTAGTGTTTAACGAACATCGTCGTGAATTGTCAGAAGGTTACGAAAGAACCACTAATAATAGAATGGAAATGTTGGCATGTGTAAAAGGCTTAGAGAGTTTAACAGAAGTTTGTGAGGTTGATGTTACCACCGATAGTCAATATGTTCGCCAAGGTATCACACAATGGATACATAATTGGAAAAAACGTGGTTGGAAGACAGCGGCTAAAGCACCGGTGAAAAATGTTGATTTATGGAAAGCGTTAGATGCTGCACAAGAGAAACATACTGTAAGATGGCATTGGGTTAAAGGCCATTCAGGTCACCCTGAAAATGAACGTTGTGATGACTTAGCTCGTGAAGCTGCAGAAGCAAATCCAACTCAACCTGATGAAGGTTTTGATGGTTAA
- a CDS encoding DUF294 nucleotidyltransferase-like domain-containing protein — protein MDNSELQPIFDFMRKLAPFDSLQEQTLKQCCKVLSIAYYGQQQKLVHVDSNEPQLYIVRSGAFEVTTQQGELIDRIGEGQYFGFSGMLSGEKVVNQVHILEDGLVYHLPAVMFDQLRANCHSFDRFFNQAFAKRLRNQGSLNHNHISTARITSIMSRELTTITREATIHQAALLMSEKRLSSLIVVNEDKLCGILTDRDLRNRVLAKGLTGDLLVKEAMTKNPTTIEPEALIFEAMLKMSEKNIHHLPVVNGDKPIAIITSTDLIRSQSSQPLLLIGQIDRQNSLESLIQVSQKIPDLLFNLISSDAKAMEIGRVLTSVTDSLTRRLIVLKQEQLGPAPMAFCWLAFGSQGRQDQMAGSDQDNALILEREATKVEKDYFKQLSEYVCSALNECGFPFCPGNIMAQNPKWQLTLQQWLQAFSKWIKTPDPSALLNATIFFDMRPVFGDLSLFKQLQTTVLKNTKNNDIFIAALSQNALQSTPPLGFFRSFVLERDGSEVKGIDLKHKGNALINDIVRIYALSVGLEEVNTIKRIEALITLSAIDKDIAMNLLDAWEFIAHKRLTNQGQQFNNTQPVSNYILPDSLSSLVRHQLKDAFKVIHEAQGTVKHKFLRQF, from the coding sequence ATGGATAATAGTGAATTACAGCCAATCTTTGATTTCATGCGTAAGTTAGCACCTTTCGATTCATTGCAAGAACAAACGCTTAAACAATGTTGCAAGGTATTAAGCATTGCCTATTACGGTCAACAACAAAAGTTGGTACATGTTGATAGTAACGAACCACAACTTTATATTGTACGCAGCGGTGCTTTTGAAGTGACCACCCAACAAGGAGAGTTAATTGATCGTATTGGTGAAGGCCAATACTTCGGATTTAGTGGGATGCTTTCTGGAGAGAAAGTCGTTAATCAAGTACATATTTTAGAGGATGGTTTGGTTTATCATCTGCCCGCAGTTATGTTCGATCAATTACGAGCTAATTGTCACTCATTTGATCGGTTCTTTAATCAAGCTTTTGCCAAGCGTCTGCGTAACCAAGGATCACTCAACCATAACCATATTAGTACCGCTCGTATAACGAGCATCATGTCACGAGAGCTAACAACTATTACACGTGAGGCAACTATCCACCAAGCTGCATTATTAATGTCAGAAAAGCGTCTTTCATCTCTGATTGTGGTTAATGAAGACAAACTCTGTGGTATTTTAACCGATAGAGATCTACGTAACCGTGTACTAGCGAAAGGTCTAACAGGTGACTTATTAGTCAAAGAAGCAATGACAAAAAACCCAACCACGATTGAACCTGAAGCATTGATTTTTGAAGCAATGCTAAAAATGAGTGAAAAAAATATTCATCATTTACCCGTCGTAAACGGTGATAAACCGATTGCTATCATTACGAGCACTGATTTAATCAGGAGCCAAAGCTCCCAACCTTTATTGTTAATTGGCCAAATAGATCGTCAAAATAGTTTAGAGTCACTGATTCAAGTCAGCCAAAAAATACCAGACTTATTATTTAACTTGATTAGTAGTGACGCTAAAGCAATGGAAATAGGCCGAGTCCTTACTTCTGTGACAGACTCCTTAACACGTCGCTTAATTGTATTAAAACAAGAGCAATTAGGACCTGCACCCATGGCATTCTGTTGGCTTGCTTTTGGTTCGCAAGGCCGTCAAGATCAAATGGCAGGATCAGATCAAGACAATGCATTAATATTAGAAAGAGAAGCAACTAAAGTAGAAAAAGACTATTTCAAACAATTATCTGAATATGTCTGTAGTGCACTCAATGAATGTGGGTTTCCATTTTGTCCAGGTAATATCATGGCACAAAACCCAAAGTGGCAATTAACATTACAACAATGGTTACAAGCATTTTCTAAATGGATTAAAACACCCGATCCCAGTGCCTTATTAAATGCAACGATCTTCTTTGATATGAGACCTGTATTTGGTGATCTAAGTTTATTTAAGCAATTACAAACAACGGTATTAAAGAATACAAAGAATAACGATATATTCATTGCGGCGCTTAGCCAAAATGCATTGCAATCAACTCCTCCGTTAGGCTTTTTCCGAAGTTTTGTACTCGAACGAGATGGTAGTGAAGTAAAAGGAATCGATCTAAAACATAAAGGTAATGCATTAATTAATGATATTGTCAGAATATATGCTTTATCCGTAGGGTTAGAGGAAGTAAATACAATCAAGCGTATTGAAGCGTTAATTACGTTGTCAGCCATAGATAAGGATATTGCAATGAACTTATTAGATGCTTGGGAGTTTATTGCCCATAAACGCCTTACGAACCAAGGACAGCAATTTAATAACACGCAACCCGTCTCTAATTATATTTTGCCTGATAGCCTTTCATCATTAGTCAGGCACCAATTAAAAGATGCCTTTAAAGTCATTCATGAAGCCCAAGGTACCGTGAAACATAAATTTTTAAGACAATTTTAA